Proteins encoded by one window of Porphyromonas vaginalis:
- the tsaB gene encoding tRNA (adenosine(37)-N6)-threonylcarbamoyltransferase complex dimerization subunit type 1 TsaB — protein MNATKPVLLAIDTALQGCSVAVTDSKQILYNKVYQETEISNAVLIGRYTQEAISWCQEQGYQIAAIATTDGPGSYTGLRIGAALAKGLAFGRSIPLIAVSTLQLLLTGLPSFAGETIALLDAGHGNAYQQTFDAEGAPRDKAIFVTISSEWHAPTESRIVYVGSLPVKGPAIAPPTAETLATVARNYWQEERYVDTAYWEPNYVKPYKAVVGQNKVLERLKLSKQA, from the coding sequence ATGAACGCAACTAAACCTGTACTCCTAGCTATCGATACCGCCCTACAGGGGTGTAGCGTCGCTGTGACCGACAGCAAGCAGATACTATATAATAAGGTATACCAAGAGACCGAGATATCTAATGCGGTGCTCATCGGACGCTACACTCAGGAGGCTATCTCCTGGTGCCAAGAGCAGGGCTACCAGATAGCCGCCATAGCGACGACCGATGGGCCGGGCTCCTACACGGGGCTGCGCATAGGTGCTGCACTGGCTAAGGGACTAGCCTTCGGGCGGAGCATCCCGCTCATTGCCGTCTCCACGCTTCAGCTCCTACTGACGGGTTTGCCGAGCTTCGCTGGTGAAACCATCGCGCTACTCGATGCGGGGCATGGAAACGCTTATCAGCAAACTTTCGACGCTGAGGGGGCTCCCCGTGACAAAGCGATTTTTGTCACCATCTCTTCTGAGTGGCACGCACCCACCGAGAGCCGCATCGTCTATGTCGGTTCGCTGCCCGTAAAGGGTCCCGCCATCGCTCCGCCAACGGCCGAAACGCTCGCCACCGTGGCGCGCAACTACTGGCAGGAGGAGCGATACGTCGACACCGCCTACTGGGAGCCAAACTATGTCAAGCCCTACAAGGCAGTCGTAGGACAAAACAAAGTCCTCGAGCGACTCAAACTATCTAAACAAGCATAA
- a CDS encoding PepSY domain-containing protein — MKRSRYTLLKGWHKWICLVITILVLGFAGSGIVLNHRDLVSGIDLPRSWLPKAYHYKSWSGGSLTGKIRATPDEEWIYGATGVWAYNPQLKSYDSRSDGLDPAADRRSVQRVVRTNRGDLYALTAYSLYKWQADKKEWAKQPKLTPKNERLADLETQGDTLVLLSRSHLYLIFPSQESPTLVDLPAPDDYEPRVSLFSTIWQIHSGAFFGTIGRLVVDLMGVALILLSITGVLITFVPKKAKVWKQFLKEHNRWGKWCFWGLLFVTITGAFLRPPLMITVIKAQVPTIPGTNLYSTNPWNNKLRMIRRDPITKEWLLSTSRGFYALEQFGKAPKRLTGTPPVSVMGLNVWEWSDRDSLWVVGSFSGAFKWSRQKGQVYDALTGKAYTESGRKGMPIFGTPISGYTIDSDGRERFYSYSSGELQAENATDTMPPMPTEISPGRISLWHAALELHVGRLYGKILGPLQPLYIFLSALLLTLALVTGWMLYRRYHRRRGGKKPKK, encoded by the coding sequence ATGAAACGCTCTCGATACACCCTCCTAAAAGGATGGCACAAGTGGATCTGCCTAGTCATCACCATACTCGTACTAGGCTTTGCTGGATCCGGCATCGTCCTAAACCACAGAGACCTGGTGTCGGGTATTGACCTACCCCGCTCCTGGCTACCCAAGGCTTACCACTATAAATCCTGGAGCGGTGGCAGCCTCACCGGGAAGATCCGAGCGACCCCTGATGAGGAGTGGATCTATGGAGCCACCGGAGTATGGGCTTACAACCCACAGCTAAAAAGCTACGACAGCCGGAGCGATGGACTAGACCCTGCTGCCGACAGGAGGTCGGTCCAAAGAGTAGTCCGGACAAACCGTGGCGACCTCTACGCCCTCACCGCATACAGCCTATACAAGTGGCAAGCCGACAAAAAGGAGTGGGCGAAACAACCGAAGCTTACACCCAAAAACGAACGCTTGGCAGATCTGGAAACGCAAGGCGACACCCTTGTTTTACTGAGCCGAAGCCACCTATACCTTATCTTTCCCTCTCAAGAATCCCCCACACTCGTAGACCTTCCCGCACCGGACGACTATGAGCCACGGGTATCGCTATTCAGCACTATCTGGCAGATACATAGTGGAGCATTCTTTGGAACAATAGGACGACTAGTTGTTGACCTGATGGGAGTGGCACTCATCCTCCTCTCCATCACCGGCGTTTTGATCACCTTTGTCCCCAAAAAAGCAAAGGTGTGGAAGCAATTTCTCAAGGAACACAATAGGTGGGGCAAATGGTGCTTTTGGGGTTTGCTTTTTGTGACGATCACAGGCGCATTTCTACGTCCTCCGTTGATGATTACAGTCATCAAGGCACAGGTCCCGACCATTCCGGGAACAAACCTTTACAGCACTAACCCGTGGAATAACAAACTGAGAATGATCCGTCGCGATCCCATAACAAAAGAGTGGTTGCTATCGACCTCTCGGGGCTTTTATGCGCTGGAGCAGTTTGGAAAAGCCCCCAAGCGACTGACCGGCACTCCTCCTGTCAGTGTCATGGGACTCAATGTCTGGGAGTGGAGTGACCGAGACTCACTGTGGGTGGTGGGATCGTTCAGTGGAGCATTCAAATGGAGTCGACAAAAAGGGCAAGTCTACGATGCGCTGACAGGCAAGGCCTACACCGAATCCGGACGAAAAGGCATGCCCATCTTTGGGACCCCAATCAGTGGGTACACTATTGACTCTGACGGGAGAGAGCGATTCTATAGCTACTCCTCCGGTGAACTCCAAGCGGAGAACGCGACCGACACTATGCCACCAATGCCAACAGAGATAAGTCCCGGTAGAATTTCACTCTGGCATGCCGCACTTGAGTTGCATGTCGGCCGACTGTATGGGAAAATACTCGGTCCGCTCCAGCCTCTATACATATTCCTTTCGGCCCTACTCCTCACCTTAGCTTTGGTCACTGGATGGATGCTCTACAGACGGTATCACCGGAGAAGAGGAGGGAAAAAGCCAAAGAAGTAA
- the pdxH gene encoding pyridoxamine 5'-phosphate oxidase — protein MDLHYEDIRRDYGRRSLSRKDLTDDPFELVRLWLQEAVDDPKVLEPTAVLVCTSTPDGHPSSRTVLLKELLGEEFIFYSNYESRKGQQMAANPHVSLTFLWHELERQIHVEGTVRHLEPEISDQYFATRPYKSRVGARISPQSHPIPDRNYIYTHFVTEAAKFALQTVPRPDNWGGFAVLPSRIEFWQGRPSRLHDRFLYERQEDNSWLINRLAP, from the coding sequence ATGGATCTACATTACGAAGACATACGACGTGACTACGGCCGCAGGAGCCTCAGTCGTAAGGATCTGACGGACGATCCCTTTGAACTAGTTAGGCTGTGGCTTCAAGAGGCGGTGGACGATCCCAAGGTCCTAGAGCCTACAGCAGTGCTAGTCTGCACCAGTACGCCCGATGGACACCCTAGTTCGCGGACTGTACTGCTCAAGGAGCTCCTCGGTGAGGAGTTTATCTTCTACAGCAACTACGAGAGCCGTAAGGGCCAGCAGATGGCTGCTAACCCACACGTCAGCCTCACCTTCCTCTGGCACGAGCTGGAGCGACAGATACATGTCGAGGGCACGGTGCGGCACCTAGAGCCTGAGATCAGTGATCAGTACTTCGCCACACGTCCCTACAAGAGCCGTGTCGGTGCTCGCATATCGCCTCAGAGCCACCCGATACCTGACCGCAACTACATTTACACACACTTTGTCACGGAGGCCGCTAAGTTTGCCCTGCAGACTGTGCCTCGCCCCGACAACTGGGGGGGCTTTGCCGTATTGCCTAGTCGCATAGAGTTTTGGCAGGGCCGGCCTAGTCGTCTGCACGACCGCTTCCTCTATGAGCGTCAGGAAGACAATTCGTGGCTTATCAATCGTCTGGCACCTTAG
- a CDS encoding cupin domain-containing protein, whose product MKQIINPIGKEINTLGKVIDNKELMLVHLQLKSGEQVPSHDHKGQEVYFTIVKGTVEVTLDDTEVHRISTGTVLHFPGEAHVSVNAIEESDFFVYLINRQ is encoded by the coding sequence ATGAAACAGATAATCAATCCCATTGGGAAGGAAATCAATACTCTAGGTAAGGTGATTGACAACAAGGAACTCATGCTTGTACACCTGCAATTGAAAAGCGGAGAACAAGTTCCCTCACACGACCATAAAGGACAGGAAGTATACTTCACCATAGTGAAAGGAACTGTAGAGGTTACTCTCGACGATACGGAGGTACATCGTATCAGCACAGGTACCGTTCTACATTTCCCCGGAGAAGCCCACGTAAGCGTAAATGCCATAGAAGAGAGTGATTTTTTCGTTTACCTCATCAACAGACAATAA
- a CDS encoding electron transfer flavoprotein subunit alpha/FixB family protein yields the protein MNNLFVYLEIEDGSVHDVSLELLTKGRSLANQLGVALEAIAITDRAEGIADTVMPYGVDKLHLFVDPRLEHYQTLPHASIVIKLFQQEKPQICLLGATTIGRDLGPRVSSSLGSGLTADCTSLEIGDHTEKGKEFKNLLYQIRPAFGGNIVATIVNPEHRPQMATVRPGVMKKEIYKADHKGEVINHSVADFVRDEDFVIEIIDRHVAKSKINLGGAPIIVSGGYGVGSAESFELLHELAELLGGEVGATRAAVDAGFTEHERQIGQTGVTVRPKLYIACGISGQIQHVAGMQESSMIISINTDPDAPINTIADYVITGRIEEVIPKLIKYYKQNSK from the coding sequence ATGAACAATCTATTCGTATACCTAGAGATCGAAGATGGGAGCGTACACGACGTCAGCCTAGAGCTACTCACCAAGGGGCGCTCACTGGCCAACCAGCTGGGCGTGGCACTAGAGGCGATAGCTATCACCGACCGCGCTGAGGGGATCGCCGACACGGTCATGCCATACGGCGTAGACAAGCTACACCTCTTCGTAGACCCTCGTCTGGAGCATTACCAGACGCTACCACACGCAAGCATCGTCATCAAGCTATTCCAGCAGGAGAAGCCACAGATCTGCCTCCTCGGTGCGACAACCATAGGACGTGACCTGGGTCCTCGCGTCTCCTCGTCACTGGGCAGCGGACTAACTGCTGACTGTACCTCTCTGGAGATCGGAGATCATACGGAGAAAGGCAAGGAGTTCAAGAATCTCCTTTACCAGATCCGCCCAGCTTTCGGTGGTAACATCGTAGCAACGATTGTCAACCCTGAGCATCGTCCACAGATGGCGACGGTACGCCCAGGTGTAATGAAGAAGGAGATCTACAAAGCTGACCACAAGGGCGAAGTGATCAACCATTCGGTGGCTGACTTCGTTCGTGACGAGGACTTTGTCATCGAGATCATCGACCGCCACGTGGCCAAGAGCAAGATCAACCTAGGCGGAGCCCCGATCATCGTATCGGGTGGCTACGGTGTCGGTAGTGCTGAGAGCTTTGAACTGCTTCACGAGCTGGCCGAGCTCCTTGGCGGAGAGGTAGGTGCTACGCGTGCAGCCGTCGATGCGGGCTTTACCGAGCATGAGCGACAGATAGGACAGACCGGTGTGACCGTACGTCCTAAGCTATACATCGCCTGCGGTATCAGCGGACAGATACAGCATGTGGCTGGTATGCAGGAGAGCTCGATGATCATCTCTATCAATACGGACCCCGACGCTCCGATCAACACAATCGCTGACTACGTCATCACGGGGCGTATCGAGGAGGTTATCCCCAAGCTCATCAAGTACTATAAGCAAAACTCTAAGTAA
- a CDS encoding electron transfer flavoprotein subunit beta/FixA family protein → MIKDIIVLAKQVPDTRNVGKDAMKADGTVNRAALDAIFNPEDLNALEQALRIKEQNPDCRVSILTMGPPRAAEIIREALYRGADHGYLLTDRAFAGADTLATSYALACAIRHIYKGGLPDLILGGRQAIDGDTAQVGPQVGEKLGINVVTYCEQIDQIEGDQLTITRRLEHGVETVRAHKPLLLTVTGSAAPCRLRNAKRVQKYKYAASSLELDALPETWRKRLESNPEELTIDILTAESTGADIAQCGLSGSPTKVKSIESVVFKAKEVMHLSSSDADLETLIQTLLANHTIG, encoded by the coding sequence ATGATCAAAGATATCATCGTACTTGCCAAGCAAGTCCCCGACACACGTAATGTCGGCAAAGATGCTATGAAGGCTGACGGCACTGTGAACCGTGCCGCCCTCGACGCTATCTTTAACCCCGAGGATCTAAACGCGCTCGAGCAGGCGCTCCGTATCAAGGAGCAGAATCCAGACTGCCGTGTCTCCATACTCACCATGGGTCCTCCCCGTGCTGCTGAGATCATCCGTGAGGCACTCTATCGTGGCGCTGACCACGGTTACCTGCTGACCGATAGAGCTTTCGCTGGGGCTGATACGCTTGCCACGAGCTACGCTTTGGCCTGCGCTATACGTCATATCTACAAGGGCGGACTGCCCGACCTCATCCTCGGTGGCCGACAGGCTATCGATGGCGACACCGCTCAGGTGGGACCACAGGTGGGTGAGAAGCTCGGCATCAACGTGGTCACCTACTGCGAGCAGATAGACCAGATCGAGGGCGACCAGCTCACCATCACCCGCCGTCTGGAGCATGGCGTGGAGACGGTACGTGCGCACAAGCCACTCCTGCTGACAGTCACGGGCAGCGCAGCTCCCTGTCGCCTGCGCAATGCTAAGCGTGTACAGAAGTACAAGTATGCCGCCTCGTCTCTAGAGCTAGACGCACTGCCCGAGACCTGGCGCAAGCGTCTCGAGAGCAACCCCGAGGAGCTGACGATCGACATCTTGACGGCTGAGAGCACTGGCGCAGATATCGCTCAGTGCGGTCTCTCGGGCTCTCCGACGAAGGTCAAGAGTATCGAGAGCGTCGTCTTTAAGGCTAAGGAGGTGATGCACCTCTCCAGCAGCGATGCCGATCTAGAGACTTTGATACAAACCCTATTAGCAAACCACACCATCGGCTGA
- a CDS encoding TonB-dependent receptor plug domain-containing protein produces MMYHELDEVVVTATRTPKKISDSPVLTQVISRKQIERQGWMDIKSLLQDEIPGLSFSEVGFGTSINLQGLGAKHILFLIDGERIAGESGNNIDYTRLNLNNIERIEIVQGAGSALYGSQAMGGVINIITRKPTDRLSLGVDLRWGTRFQKNYSHIEPDDKYRYYKTRTDMPNTDGALTIGYKKKSWSTQTVLSMQTKDAYNIYDKAGSTIYYPELNKTVTKEKSSTPTNISGFTTMTAKQTLSWTPIKALTLTAQGNYYSKRVHDLYLDNKHEYNRDLSGLFSAKYTLPNGDTWEANIHGDRYRRYTIFEQKKMQKQLVYTHTVLQPNISYRWTIGNDHELITGAEYLREVLYADKFSKDGLTARAQGAYALFVQDDWKIPGTSLSMISGLRVDYNKGYGINFSPKLALLYKVSPFTIRLNYGRGYRSPSIKELYMDWDHLGMFWIYGNKQLKPESNHYLSLTTEYTHPQLYVMLSGYYNFFTNKIEGIWSEDQKELHYRNISKSTLAGVQIQMRIRPLISLPLQIHLASHYLHPFFHDGVRLTSQAPISGTGRIEYLQYWGNHRLALNISASVMGKKILSGLTTIEDEGIQKETPYRITIPGYALVRSTIAYTHPKWGTLTIGVDNILNYQADVVSFNSYAGPGRNLFMSYHFNL; encoded by the coding sequence ATGATGTATCACGAGCTAGACGAAGTGGTTGTCACGGCCACCCGGACCCCAAAGAAAATATCGGACTCTCCAGTACTCACGCAAGTCATCTCACGCAAACAGATCGAGAGACAAGGCTGGATGGACATCAAGTCCCTCCTACAAGACGAGATACCAGGTCTCTCATTTAGCGAAGTGGGATTTGGCACAAGCATCAACCTACAAGGGCTTGGAGCCAAGCACATATTATTCTTGATCGATGGGGAACGGATCGCCGGCGAGTCGGGCAACAACATCGACTACACCCGATTGAACCTCAACAATATTGAACGCATCGAGATCGTACAAGGTGCTGGATCGGCACTCTACGGCTCACAAGCGATGGGCGGTGTGATCAACATCATCACACGCAAGCCAACCGACCGACTAAGTCTAGGTGTGGACCTGAGATGGGGGACGAGGTTTCAAAAAAACTACTCCCACATAGAGCCTGATGACAAATACCGGTACTACAAGACAAGGACAGACATGCCAAATACCGACGGCGCACTGACCATCGGGTACAAAAAGAAAAGCTGGAGCACCCAGACCGTACTCTCAATGCAAACCAAAGATGCCTACAACATCTACGACAAAGCCGGTAGCACCATATACTACCCCGAGCTCAACAAAACGGTCACCAAGGAGAAAAGCTCCACACCTACCAACATTTCTGGGTTCACCACAATGACTGCCAAGCAGACCTTGTCGTGGACCCCCATCAAGGCACTGACCCTGACTGCACAAGGCAACTACTACTCCAAGCGCGTACATGACCTCTACCTGGACAACAAGCACGAGTACAACCGAGACCTCTCCGGACTCTTTTCTGCAAAATACACCCTACCCAACGGTGATACTTGGGAAGCAAATATCCACGGAGACAGATATCGCAGATACACCATATTCGAGCAAAAAAAGATGCAAAAACAGCTCGTCTACACGCACACAGTCCTCCAGCCCAATATTTCGTACAGATGGACCATAGGCAATGACCATGAACTGATCACCGGAGCTGAATACCTACGGGAAGTACTCTATGCGGATAAGTTTAGCAAAGATGGACTGACAGCCCGAGCACAGGGGGCTTACGCTCTATTTGTCCAAGATGACTGGAAAATACCGGGGACCTCACTGAGCATGATCAGCGGGCTAAGGGTAGACTATAACAAAGGGTACGGCATCAACTTCTCCCCAAAATTGGCTCTACTTTACAAGGTGTCACCCTTTACCATCCGGCTAAACTACGGTCGCGGCTACCGATCCCCAAGTATCAAAGAACTCTACATGGACTGGGACCACCTCGGTATGTTTTGGATCTACGGCAACAAACAGCTCAAGCCGGAGTCCAACCACTACCTCTCTCTGACGACAGAGTACACACATCCCCAACTGTATGTGATGCTCTCGGGATACTACAACTTCTTCACCAACAAGATCGAGGGTATCTGGTCCGAAGACCAAAAAGAGCTCCACTACCGCAACATCTCCAAGTCCACACTCGCAGGTGTTCAAATCCAGATGCGCATCAGGCCACTCATCAGCCTGCCCCTACAGATCCACCTGGCATCGCACTACCTGCACCCTTTCTTTCACGACGGAGTGAGACTCACTTCCCAGGCACCGATCTCCGGGACCGGACGAATCGAGTACCTACAGTACTGGGGCAACCACCGGCTGGCACTCAATATCAGTGCATCAGTAATGGGAAAGAAAATCCTATCTGGACTGACAACCATCGAGGACGAAGGAATCCAAAAAGAGACTCCATACCGAATAACCATACCGGGCTACGCCCTAGTACGGTCGACCATCGCCTACACCCACCCAAAGTGGGGCACACTCACCATAGGGGTAGATAACATTCTCAACTACCAAGCAGATGTTGTCTCCTTCAACTCCTATGCCGGCCCCGGTCGAAACTTATTCATGTCCTACCACTTCAACCTATAA
- a CDS encoding HmuY family protein — translation MNKTKCMLALISALVLSLGIVSCGDNKPNAPSSKNKKTYTQSRRCKGELGKDWIYFSFATGKEVPGIDETNFKERTDWDIAIHSFYFRANCGTSGKGKGGALMTNQTSLSAVKEAPTEGYIVDEAITILGWKGELIKAEVSGNPELNKMIGFSGPPPKYTPSDNIFIIRTADGKYAKVKMISYIDDSGKSGIVSFDYVYQPDGSTKLD, via the coding sequence ATGAACAAAACAAAATGCATGCTCGCACTGATCAGTGCCCTGGTGCTGTCATTGGGCATCGTCTCCTGCGGAGACAACAAGCCAAACGCACCATCCTCAAAAAACAAAAAGACCTACACGCAGAGCCGACGTTGCAAAGGAGAGCTCGGGAAAGACTGGATCTACTTCAGCTTCGCCACTGGCAAAGAGGTGCCCGGAATTGACGAAACCAACTTCAAGGAACGTACCGACTGGGACATTGCGATCCACTCATTTTACTTCCGAGCCAACTGCGGCACATCCGGCAAAGGCAAAGGAGGGGCTCTCATGACCAACCAGACAAGCCTATCCGCAGTGAAAGAAGCCCCCACCGAAGGCTACATCGTGGACGAAGCAATCACCATATTGGGCTGGAAAGGCGAACTGATAAAAGCCGAAGTATCCGGCAACCCCGAGCTCAACAAAATGATCGGATTCAGTGGTCCACCCCCAAAATACACTCCCTCGGACAATATATTCATCATCCGAACAGCCGACGGGAAATACGCCAAAGTCAAGATGATTAGCTACATAGACGACAGTGGCAAGAGCGGTATCGTCTCCTTTGACTACGTCTACCAACCCGACGGCTCCACCAAGCTAGACTAG